In the Brucella anthropi ATCC 49188 genome, one interval contains:
- a CDS encoding heavy metal translocating P-type ATPase: MSETLNQIRFRIDGMDCASCAAKIDTAVRRVRGIEDVSVSVTAGTMTVSHDGTGDLDKIASKVRSLGYGVEPMAPEKTVKEKALAKHEHSHDHSHHDHDHDHDHDHDHSACGGHHDHHDHAHEHNHEAHDKVIAVTSNSFRFQVDGMDCASCAAKIDTAVRRLSGVTDVSVSVTNGAMTVNHDGTAKSDEIAGKVTALGYKTALAKTVVPGAGSAPKATGPTKPQPWWRSKKGQMMLACGGGLVAAYIVGHLYPSIALWAFTAAMLIGLVPIAKRAYMAAINGTPFSIEMLMTIAAIGAMFIGATEEAAAVVFLFLVGELLEGVAAGKARASIQSLTALVPKTAFLERNGATTEVAADSLAVGDVISVRPGDRMPADGEILTGESAVDEAPVTGESTPVGKAEGDTVFAGTINGDGVLRVRVTAAAQDNTIARVVRLVEEAQEAKAPTERFINRFSTYYTPGVVVVAALVAILPPLVAGGDWNEWVYKGLAILLIGCPCALVISTPAAIAAALSSGARRGLLMKGGAVLETIGKITAACFDKTGTLTEGKPKVTDVLAGDLSEDEVLRLAASLDAGSSHPLALAIVGAAEQRSLKLSVITQGKAHGGKGVSGAVGEMDLFLGSRRAANDIAAIPDALASRIAACNDEGKTVSVLVANGKIAGAIAMRDEPRADAIAGLQELKAANIRTVMLTGDNRRTAEAIGRDLGIEVRAELLPEDKQRIVGELRKEGLIVAKVGDGINDAPALAAADVGIAMGGGTDVALETADAAVLHGRVGDVAAMVDLSKRTMRNIHQNITIALGLKAVFLVTTVLGITGLWPAILADTGATVLVTINALRLLRQPVR; encoded by the coding sequence ATGAGTGAAACATTGAACCAGATTCGCTTTCGCATCGACGGTATGGATTGCGCATCCTGCGCAGCCAAGATCGATACTGCCGTGCGGCGCGTGCGCGGTATCGAGGATGTGTCCGTCTCTGTCACGGCAGGCACGATGACCGTCAGCCATGATGGAACAGGCGATCTCGACAAGATCGCAAGCAAGGTGCGCAGCCTCGGCTATGGTGTGGAGCCGATGGCTCCCGAAAAAACCGTCAAGGAAAAAGCTCTGGCGAAGCATGAGCATTCGCACGATCATTCTCACCACGACCACGACCACGACCACGACCACGACCACGACCACAGCGCGTGCGGCGGCCATCATGATCATCACGATCACGCCCATGAACACAATCATGAAGCCCACGACAAGGTTATTGCCGTAACGTCCAACAGTTTCCGCTTTCAGGTCGATGGCATGGATTGCGCATCCTGTGCGGCCAAGATCGATACTGCCGTACGGCGCCTGTCCGGCGTGACGGATGTGTCCGTTTCCGTGACCAATGGCGCAATGACCGTCAATCATGATGGAACGGCGAAGAGCGACGAAATCGCCGGCAAAGTGACGGCGCTGGGCTACAAGACTGCCCTTGCCAAAACCGTTGTCCCCGGTGCCGGTTCTGCACCAAAGGCGACCGGGCCGACAAAGCCACAGCCGTGGTGGCGTTCGAAAAAGGGTCAGATGATGCTGGCCTGTGGCGGCGGGCTGGTCGCGGCCTATATTGTCGGACATCTTTATCCGTCCATCGCGCTTTGGGCCTTCACGGCTGCGATGCTGATCGGTCTCGTGCCGATTGCCAAGCGTGCCTATATGGCGGCCATCAACGGCACGCCATTCTCCATCGAGATGCTGATGACGATTGCCGCCATCGGCGCAATGTTTATCGGCGCAACCGAGGAAGCAGCAGCCGTCGTTTTTCTGTTTCTGGTCGGTGAGCTTTTGGAAGGCGTTGCTGCAGGTAAGGCGCGTGCCAGCATTCAATCCCTGACTGCGCTGGTGCCGAAGACTGCCTTCCTTGAGAGAAATGGTGCGACCACGGAAGTTGCCGCCGACAGTCTGGCGGTCGGCGATGTGATTTCCGTGCGCCCCGGCGACCGTATGCCTGCGGATGGTGAAATCCTGACGGGCGAGAGCGCTGTCGATGAAGCGCCGGTTACTGGTGAAAGCACCCCGGTCGGGAAGGCCGAAGGCGACACGGTTTTTGCTGGCACGATCAATGGTGATGGTGTGTTGCGGGTCCGGGTCACGGCTGCCGCGCAGGACAATACCATCGCCCGGGTTGTGCGGCTGGTCGAGGAAGCGCAGGAAGCCAAGGCGCCGACCGAACGTTTCATCAATCGTTTCTCGACCTATTACACGCCGGGCGTTGTGGTTGTGGCGGCGCTCGTCGCCATTCTGCCGCCGCTTGTTGCGGGTGGTGACTGGAATGAATGGGTTTACAAGGGCCTTGCGATCCTTCTGATCGGTTGCCCCTGTGCGCTGGTCATTTCCACGCCTGCTGCAATTGCGGCGGCTCTGTCGTCAGGTGCCCGGCGCGGCCTTCTCATGAAGGGGGGCGCTGTGCTGGAAACCATCGGCAAGATCACGGCGGCCTGTTTCGACAAGACCGGCACGCTGACCGAGGGCAAGCCGAAGGTGACAGATGTTCTTGCAGGCGACTTGTCCGAGGATGAAGTGCTGCGTCTTGCCGCGTCTCTGGATGCGGGCTCAAGCCATCCGCTGGCGCTGGCGATTGTCGGTGCTGCAGAACAGCGCAGCCTGAAGCTGTCTGTCATCACGCAGGGCAAGGCCCATGGCGGCAAGGGTGTGTCTGGGGCGGTTGGCGAAATGGACCTGTTTCTGGGGTCGCGCCGCGCCGCCAATGATATTGCGGCCATTCCGGATGCACTGGCGAGCCGCATTGCTGCCTGCAACGACGAAGGCAAGACCGTTTCTGTCCTTGTCGCCAATGGCAAGATTGCCGGTGCAATCGCCATGCGTGATGAACCGCGCGCTGATGCCATTGCCGGTTTGCAGGAATTGAAAGCGGCCAATATTCGCACCGTCATGCTGACCGGTGACAATCGCCGCACGGCGGAAGCAATCGGACGCGATCTCGGGATCGAAGTGCGGGCCGAGCTTCTGCCGGAAGACAAGCAGCGTATTGTCGGCGAGTTGCGTAAAGAAGGTCTGATCGTCGCCAAGGTTGGTGACGGCATCAACGATGCGCCAGCCCTTGCTGCAGCCGATGTCGGCATCGCCATGGGTGGCGGCACGGATGTGGCGCTGGAAACGGCAGACGCTGCGGTTCTGCATGGCCGGGTTGGCGATGTGGCAGCGATGGTCGACCTTTCCAAGCGAACCATGCGCAATATCCATCAGAATATTACCATAGCGCTCGGATTGAAGGCTGTCTTTCTGGTGACCACCGTGCTGGGTATTACAGGCCTCTGGCCCGCAATTCTGGCCGATACCGGTGCCACCGTTCTTGTGACAATCAATGCGCTACGGCTTCTGAGGCAACCGGTGCGATAA
- the gloB gene encoding hydroxyacylglutathione hydrolase encodes MNSIAPRLEIEQFICRSDNYGVLIHDPQSALTASIDAPDAAAIEAALKRRGWTLDFIFTTHHHLDHVEGNEALKAKYGVSIIGPKAEETKIPGIDRTVKDGDEFTFGLFRVKVIATPGHTAGEVSYYLPDAKAVFTGDTLFALGCGRLFEGTPLTMFQSLQKLVALPGDTAVYCGHEYTESNARFALTIDPANSALKERAAEIARLRAADRMTLPSSIALEMATNPFLRWHDAGIRSRLGLQDAPDEAVFAEIRKRKDMF; translated from the coding sequence ATGAACAGCATCGCACCACGGCTTGAAATCGAACAGTTCATCTGCCGCAGCGACAATTATGGCGTCCTTATCCACGATCCCCAAAGTGCACTGACAGCATCCATCGATGCACCCGATGCAGCGGCAATAGAAGCGGCGCTGAAGCGACGCGGCTGGACGCTCGATTTCATCTTCACCACGCACCACCATCTCGACCACGTCGAGGGCAACGAAGCGTTGAAAGCGAAATACGGGGTCAGCATCATCGGCCCCAAGGCCGAAGAAACAAAGATTCCCGGTATCGACCGGACCGTTAAGGACGGAGACGAATTCACCTTCGGTCTCTTCCGGGTGAAAGTCATCGCGACACCCGGTCATACGGCGGGCGAAGTGTCCTATTATCTTCCCGATGCGAAAGCCGTCTTCACGGGCGATACGCTGTTCGCACTGGGCTGCGGACGGCTTTTCGAGGGAACGCCGCTCACCATGTTCCAGTCATTGCAGAAGCTGGTTGCGCTTCCCGGCGACACGGCGGTTTATTGCGGCCATGAATATACCGAAAGCAATGCCCGCTTTGCGCTCACCATCGACCCGGCCAATTCCGCACTCAAGGAACGCGCCGCCGAGATCGCACGGCTTCGTGCCGCCGATCGCATGACATTGCCGTCAAGCATCGCGCTGGAAATGGCGACAAATCCCTTCCTGCGCTGGCATGATGCCGGCATTCGCAGCCGCCTCGGCCTGCAGGATGCACCCGACGAAGCCGTGTTTGCCGAAATCCGCAAGCGCAAGGATATGTTCTGA
- a CDS encoding septation protein A: protein MEHPVFERDPSQKSEAERREVPPLLKLALELGPLLVFFFANARGEMLIERFPVLASIGAPIFLATALFMGATVIALAISWTMTRTLPIMPLVSGIVVLVFGALTLWLHNDTFIKMKPTIVNTLFGAILLGGLFFGKSLLGYVFDSAFRLDAEGWRKLTLRWGLFFIFLAVVNEVVWRNFSTDAWVSFKVWGIMPITIVFTLLQMPLIQKHSLTEDNKTAS from the coding sequence ATGGAGCATCCCGTTTTCGAACGCGATCCGTCACAAAAAAGCGAAGCCGAACGCCGGGAAGTCCCGCCGCTGCTCAAGCTGGCGCTTGAGCTGGGACCGCTTCTTGTCTTCTTCTTTGCCAATGCGCGCGGCGAAATGCTGATCGAGCGTTTTCCGGTACTGGCGTCCATTGGCGCACCGATCTTTCTGGCAACAGCGCTATTCATGGGCGCAACCGTAATCGCGCTCGCCATTTCATGGACAATGACGCGCACCCTGCCCATCATGCCGCTTGTCTCCGGCATCGTCGTATTGGTGTTCGGGGCGCTGACGCTCTGGCTGCATAACGACACCTTCATCAAGATGAAGCCCACCATCGTCAACACGCTGTTCGGCGCAATCCTGCTCGGCGGCCTCTTCTTCGGCAAGTCCCTGCTCGGCTATGTGTTTGATTCGGCCTTCCGTCTCGACGCCGAAGGCTGGCGAAAGCTGACGCTGCGCTGGGGTCTGTTCTTCATTTTCCTCGCCGTGGTCAACGAAGTTGTCTGGCGGAATTTCTCAACCGATGCCTGGGTATCGTTCAAGGTGTGGGGCATTATGCCCATCACCATTGTCTTCACGCTTTTACAAATGCCGCTTATCCAGAAGCATTCACTGACGGAAGACAACAAGACCGCATCCTAA
- the ftsY gene encoding signal recognition particle-docking protein FtsY — protein sequence MAMGFIKKMFSFGKKEVEEKPIEQPAPDAVETALETQLPETVEAPKEIETAVVEVVVSEPEVPVIASEPEPIEEPASETVEEEKTEPEHPVAEIEIPIEQPPVMEPIAVEAPAPEPAIEPVVEPVVEPEAEPAVELEQPEVAKAPDAPVVEEAVEPTPQPEPVKPKKVKVAKAVEEHKEEAPVEAAPQPKLSWFERLRRGLLRSSNSLSESIGGIFTKRKLDDDTLQDLEDVLIQADLGLETAMRVTDALASGRYGKDVTGEEVRTIMGAEIEKVLGPVAKPLELDLSHKPHVILVVGVNGTGKTTTIGKLAAKLTAGGLKVMLAAGDTFRAAAIEQLHIWGERTGSPVVSSKLGADAAGLAYDAWEKAKEAGSDVLIIDTAGRLQNKAELMDELAKIVRVLGKHDPEAPHTVLQTLDATTGQNALNQVEIFKNIAGVNGLVMTKLDGTARGGILVAISAKHKLPIYFIGVGEGVDDLEPFAAKDFARAIAGVA from the coding sequence ATGGCAATGGGTTTCATCAAGAAAATGTTCTCCTTCGGCAAGAAGGAGGTCGAAGAAAAGCCGATCGAACAACCGGCTCCCGATGCCGTGGAAACGGCTTTAGAAACGCAACTTCCTGAAACCGTCGAAGCGCCCAAAGAAATCGAAACAGCCGTCGTTGAAGTGGTCGTTTCCGAACCGGAAGTGCCAGTGATCGCCAGCGAGCCTGAGCCGATTGAAGAGCCTGCGTCTGAAACGGTTGAGGAAGAAAAGACTGAACCGGAGCATCCGGTTGCCGAGATCGAAATCCCGATTGAACAGCCTCCGGTGATGGAACCAATCGCGGTCGAAGCACCTGCGCCAGAGCCGGCTATTGAACCCGTTGTCGAGCCTGTTGTCGAGCCCGAGGCGGAACCCGCTGTCGAACTCGAACAGCCCGAAGTTGCAAAAGCTCCTGATGCACCTGTAGTAGAGGAAGCGGTCGAACCAACACCTCAGCCGGAGCCGGTGAAGCCCAAGAAGGTGAAAGTCGCCAAGGCCGTCGAGGAACATAAGGAAGAAGCGCCGGTTGAGGCAGCGCCTCAGCCAAAGCTGTCCTGGTTCGAGCGGCTGCGTCGCGGCCTGCTCCGTTCATCGAATTCATTGAGCGAATCCATTGGCGGCATTTTCACCAAGCGCAAGCTCGATGACGACACGCTGCAGGATCTCGAAGACGTACTGATCCAGGCAGATCTCGGGCTTGAGACCGCCATGCGCGTGACCGATGCGCTTGCGTCAGGTCGCTACGGCAAGGACGTGACGGGCGAGGAAGTGCGCACCATCATGGGCGCGGAGATCGAAAAGGTTCTAGGCCCGGTGGCAAAGCCGCTGGAGCTTGACCTGTCGCACAAGCCGCATGTGATCCTCGTGGTCGGCGTCAACGGCACCGGCAAGACCACCACCATCGGCAAGCTTGCCGCAAAGCTTACCGCGGGCGGCCTCAAGGTCATGCTGGCGGCAGGCGATACATTCCGCGCCGCAGCCATCGAGCAGTTGCATATCTGGGGCGAACGCACCGGTTCGCCGGTCGTCTCCTCCAAGCTTGGCGCCGATGCGGCCGGGCTTGCCTATGACGCATGGGAAAAGGCCAAGGAAGCGGGCAGCGACGTCCTCATCATCGATACGGCAGGACGGTTGCAGAACAAGGCCGAACTGATGGACGAGCTTGCAAAGATCGTGCGTGTGCTGGGCAAGCATGATCCGGAAGCACCGCATACCGTCTTGCAGACACTCGATGCCACCACCGGCCAGAATGCCCTTAATCAGGTCGAAATCTTCAAGAATATTGCCGGTGTCAACGGTCTGGTCATGACCAAGCTTGACGGCACGGCACGGGGCGGCATTCTTGTCGCCATCTCGGCCAAGCATAAATTGCCGATCTATTTCATCGGCGTCGGCGAAGGTGTCGACGATCTGGAACCCTTTGCGGCCAAGGATTTTGCCCGCGCCATCGCAGGAGTTGCCTGA
- the mtaB gene encoding tRNA (N(6)-L-threonylcarbamoyladenosine(37)-C(2))-methylthiotransferase MtaB codes for MSVEVVTFGCRLNTYESEVMKREADAAGLGELKDGAIIFNTCAVTAEAVRQARQAIRKARRENPEARIIVTGCAAQTEADNFAAMDEVDLILGNEEKLKSNSYRMLPDFGVNQFEKVRVNDIMEVRETASHMVDAIEGRARAFVQVQNGCDHRCTFCIIPYGRGNSRSVPMGAVVDQVKRLVGNGYAEVVLTGVDMTSYGPDLPGSLRLGKLVKTVLNQVPDLQRLRLSSIDSIEADDDLMDAIANEKRLMPHLHLSLQAGDDMILKRMKRRHLRDDSIRFCETVRSLRPDIVFGADIIAGFPTETEDMFRNSLKIVEECGLSHLHVFPYSAREGTPAARMPQVRREIVKERAARLRAEGDRAYEKHLGALNGTLQRLLVEKEGIARTEGFTLASVDGGAPGEIIERIVTGHDGEKLLTRQAEPQAA; via the coding sequence ATGTCGGTGGAAGTCGTAACATTCGGATGCCGTCTCAACACCTATGAATCAGAGGTGATGAAACGCGAAGCCGATGCCGCCGGACTTGGCGAATTGAAGGATGGCGCGATCATCTTCAACACATGCGCCGTGACGGCGGAAGCCGTGCGACAGGCGCGTCAGGCGATCCGCAAGGCCCGCCGTGAAAACCCGGAAGCGCGCATCATCGTCACCGGCTGCGCCGCACAGACCGAAGCGGACAATTTTGCCGCCATGGACGAAGTCGACCTCATTCTTGGCAATGAGGAAAAACTGAAATCCAATTCCTACCGGATGCTGCCGGATTTTGGCGTCAACCAGTTCGAAAAGGTACGCGTCAACGACATTATGGAAGTGCGCGAAACCGCAAGCCATATGGTTGATGCCATCGAAGGTCGCGCGCGCGCTTTCGTGCAGGTGCAGAATGGCTGCGATCATCGCTGCACCTTCTGTATCATTCCCTATGGTCGCGGTAATTCCCGCTCCGTTCCGATGGGCGCGGTGGTGGATCAGGTCAAGCGCCTTGTCGGCAACGGTTATGCCGAAGTGGTGCTGACCGGCGTGGACATGACCTCCTACGGTCCCGATCTTCCGGGAAGCCTGCGTCTCGGCAAGCTGGTGAAGACTGTTCTCAACCAGGTGCCGGATTTGCAGCGCCTGCGTCTTTCCTCCATCGATTCCATCGAGGCCGATGACGATCTGATGGATGCGATTGCCAATGAAAAGCGCCTGATGCCGCATTTGCACCTGTCGCTGCAGGCGGGCGACGACATGATCCTGAAGCGCATGAAGCGCCGCCACTTACGCGACGATTCGATCCGCTTCTGCGAAACGGTGCGTTCTCTGCGTCCAGACATCGTCTTCGGCGCGGACATCATCGCCGGTTTCCCCACCGAAACCGAAGACATGTTCCGGAATTCGCTGAAGATCGTCGAGGAATGCGGACTGTCCCACCTGCACGTCTTCCCCTACAGCGCACGCGAAGGCACCCCCGCCGCCCGTATGCCGCAGGTGCGGCGCGAAATCGTCAAGGAACGTGCAGCACGCCTGCGCGCGGAAGGCGACCGCGCTTATGAAAAACACCTCGGCGCGCTGAATGGCACCTTGCAGCGCCTTCTCGTCGAGAAGGAAGGTATTGCGCGCACCGAAGGCTTTACACTGGCATCGGTGGACGGCGGTGCACCGGGCGAAATCATCGAACGTATCGTGACAGGCCATGACGGTGAAAAACTCCTCACCCGTCAGGCAGAGCCGCAAGCGGCTTAA
- the dapF gene encoding diaminopimelate epimerase translates to MATKAAFAKMNGLGNQIIVADMRGRADRITPEAAIRLAGDSETAFDQIMAIHDPRTAGTDNYIAIINCDGTEAQACGNGTRCVVQALAAETGRQAFTFETRAGILTATEHEDGLISVDMGKPRFDWQDIPLAEEFRDTRMIELQVGPIDAPVLHSPSVASMGNPHAIFWVDRDVWSYELEKFGPLLEHHPIFPERANISIAHVTSPETIDLRTWERGAGLTRACGSAACAAAVSAVRTRRTGRTVTVNVPGGPLRIEWRDDDHVMMTGPAEWEFSGTFDPATGEWSRDAQNDKPTDRGAA, encoded by the coding sequence ATGGCCACCAAGGCAGCCTTCGCCAAGATGAACGGGCTCGGCAATCAGATCATCGTTGCCGACATGCGCGGTCGCGCGGACCGGATAACGCCTGAAGCCGCGATCCGTCTTGCAGGCGACAGCGAAACCGCCTTCGATCAGATCATGGCGATCCACGATCCGCGCACGGCGGGAACCGACAACTATATTGCGATCATCAATTGCGACGGCACGGAAGCGCAGGCTTGCGGCAACGGCACACGCTGCGTCGTTCAGGCGCTGGCCGCCGAGACCGGTCGGCAGGCCTTCACTTTTGAGACCCGCGCCGGAATACTGACGGCGACCGAACACGAAGACGGACTGATTTCAGTCGATATGGGCAAGCCGCGCTTCGATTGGCAGGACATTCCGCTTGCCGAGGAATTTCGCGATACGCGCATGATCGAACTGCAGGTCGGCCCCATCGACGCGCCGGTTCTGCATTCGCCGTCGGTTGCATCCATGGGCAACCCGCACGCAATCTTCTGGGTCGACCGTGATGTCTGGTCCTATGAGCTGGAAAAATTCGGACCTCTTCTGGAACATCATCCGATCTTTCCGGAGCGCGCCAATATCTCCATAGCCCATGTCACCTCGCCCGAGACAATTGATCTGCGCACGTGGGAGCGCGGTGCAGGTCTGACCCGCGCCTGTGGTTCCGCCGCCTGCGCCGCCGCCGTATCGGCAGTGCGCACGCGCCGCACCGGGCGCACAGTCACCGTCAATGTTCCCGGTGGCCCGCTCAGGATCGAATGGCGCGACGACGATCATGTCATGATGACCGGCCCCGCCGAATGGGAATTTTCAGGCACTTTCGATCCTGCAACCGGCGAATGGAGCCGCGACGCCCAGAATGACAAGCCAACTGACAGGGGTGCAGCCTGA
- a CDS encoding protease inhibitor Inh/omp19 family protein has protein sequence MGISKASLLSLAAAGIVLAGCQSSRFGNLDTVSPPPPPPPVNAAPAGSVQKGNLNSPNASQFPTAPTTDPNAQPGTQVASLPPASAPDLTPGSVAGVWNASLGGQSCKIATPQTKYGQGYRAGPLRCPGELGNLASWAVNGKQLVLYDANGGTVASLYSSGQSRFDGQTSGGQAVSLSR, from the coding sequence ATGGGAATTTCGAAAGCAAGTCTGCTCAGCCTCGCGGCGGCTGGCATTGTTCTGGCCGGGTGCCAGAGCTCCCGGTTCGGCAATCTTGATACGGTTTCGCCACCACCGCCACCGCCGCCCGTGAATGCGGCTCCAGCAGGCTCGGTGCAGAAGGGCAACCTTAATTCTCCTAATGCTTCGCAGTTCCCGACAGCTCCGACCACGGACCCGAATGCACAACCCGGCACACAGGTTGCAAGCCTGCCGCCGGCATCCGCGCCCGATCTGACGCCAGGCTCCGTCGCCGGTGTCTGGAACGCATCGCTTGGCGGCCAGAGCTGCAAGATCGCGACGCCGCAGACCAAGTATGGTCAGGGCTATCGCGCTGGTCCGCTGCGTTGCCCGGGCGAACTCGGCAATCTCGCTTCCTGGGCCGTCAACGGCAAGCAGCTCGTTCTCTATGATGCGAATGGCGGCACCGTCGCGTCGCTCTATTCTTCGGGACAGAGCCGCTTCGACGGACAGACTTCAGGCGGGCAGGCCGTGTCGCTTTCGCGCTAA
- the zapE gene encoding cell division protein ZapE, which yields MSFDGNLKAFPSVREHYDAMVVAGDVEADPAQLELTVRYDRLIEEICTKRLSRKSSALGWLFGKRKEATSVIKGLYVHGEVGRGKTMLMDMFFSLLPVERKRRAHFNDFMADVHERIYAHRQALKRGETKQDDPIPPVADALSQQAWVLCFDEFTVTDIADAMILSRLFSALFARGVVLVATSNVAPDNLYRDGLNRQLFLPFIDILKQHVDVINLDSRTDYRLEKLDRQPVYLSPLGSETTKRMEAAWVAQKDGAHEKPDVIRIKGRDIEVARAVHGAARFTFDALCSKPLGASDYIAIVKHYPTLFIDDVPVLDYSRRNEAKRFILLVDVLYDHHARVFISAEAQPEKLYLASKGTEAFEFDRTASRLFEMQSADYLAEPPGKAG from the coding sequence ATGTCTTTCGACGGTAATCTGAAAGCCTTCCCCTCCGTCCGCGAACATTACGATGCGATGGTCGTGGCGGGTGATGTGGAAGCCGATCCTGCTCAACTCGAACTCACCGTCCGTTATGACCGGCTGATCGAGGAAATCTGCACCAAACGCCTGTCACGCAAGTCGAGCGCGCTCGGCTGGCTGTTCGGCAAGCGCAAGGAGGCAACGAGCGTCATCAAGGGGCTTTACGTGCACGGCGAGGTCGGGCGTGGCAAGACCATGCTGATGGACATGTTCTTTTCGCTTTTGCCCGTCGAGCGTAAACGTCGCGCGCATTTCAATGATTTTATGGCCGATGTGCACGAGCGCATCTATGCGCATCGTCAGGCGTTGAAGCGTGGCGAGACCAAGCAGGACGATCCGATCCCGCCGGTCGCCGATGCCTTGAGCCAACAGGCGTGGGTGCTGTGTTTCGACGAGTTCACCGTGACGGATATTGCCGATGCGATGATCCTGTCGCGCCTGTTCAGTGCCTTGTTCGCGCGTGGAGTGGTGTTGGTGGCGACGTCCAACGTTGCGCCGGACAATCTTTATCGCGACGGACTGAACCGGCAGCTTTTCCTGCCCTTCATCGATATTCTCAAGCAGCATGTCGATGTGATCAATCTCGATTCGCGCACCGATTACCGCCTCGAAAAGCTCGACCGCCAGCCGGTCTATCTGTCACCGCTGGGTTCTGAGACGACCAAGCGCATGGAGGCGGCCTGGGTGGCGCAAAAGGACGGTGCGCATGAAAAGCCGGATGTCATCCGCATCAAGGGGCGCGACATCGAGGTCGCCCGTGCCGTGCATGGTGCGGCGCGCTTCACTTTCGATGCGCTCTGTTCGAAGCCGCTTGGTGCCTCGGACTATATCGCCATCGTGAAGCACTATCCGACCTTGTTCATCGATGATGTTCCGGTGTTGGACTATTCACGCCGCAACGAGGCCAAGCGCTTCATTCTGCTGGTCGACGTACTCTACGATCACCACGCGCGGGTGTTCATTTCGGCTGAAGCCCAACCGGAAAAGCTTTATCTCGCCAGCAAGGGCACGGAGGCCTTCGAGTTCGATCGTACCGCTTCCCGTCTTTTCGAGATGCAGAGCGCGGACTATCTGGCGGAGCCACCCGGCAAGGCCGGTTGA